A window of Phacochoerus africanus isolate WHEZ1 chromosome 11, ROS_Pafr_v1, whole genome shotgun sequence genomic DNA:
cccaacttaaaaatgggaaaaggacttaaagacatttcttcaaacaAATGGTTAATAAGCactgaaaatatgttcaatatcatGGGTCAGCAatgacatgcaaatcaaaaccacaatgtgaaaCCATTTCAGATCCAATAGGATGCCCATAGTCAGAAAGATAGGTAATAAAAAGTGCTgcataaattaaataaagaaataaataaatgaattctggatgtggcaggttgcagatgtggctcagatcctgcgttgccgtggctatggtgtaggctggcagctgaagctccgatttgacccctagtctaggaacttccatatgctgtgagtatggccctaaaaaagacaaaaagacaaaaacaaataacaagtgttggtgagaaacCAGAACGTCATACATAGTTGCTGGcgtgtaaaatggtgcagccgctTCAGAAAACAGTCTGGTAGTTCTACAAAGTGTTGAGGAGAGTTAAcatttgacccagaaatttcactctTAATTATgtgctcaagagaaatgaaaatccacACAAACActtatacatgaatgtttatagcagcatgaTTCATCATAGCCTACTATGATGTAGGCCTCCTCCCCAGACAACAGCCCTGAAGGTGTCAAGAGTGGGAATGAGTCAGGGGAGGGTGTTAAAGAGAGGTTATGAACAGTGTGGGGGTCCTGTTGTGTGTGGACACACTGATGTGGGCTGGAAGGCACGGATACCTGAGTACTTGGGACGTGTTTATGGTCAGTGTCCATACACAGCATGTGAAAATCCCCAGGAAAGAAGAGCTTCACCCTACTGTGTATTCATTCCAGGTTAAAAACCCCATTCTcttgagtttctgttgtggttcagcgggttaaaaacctgactagtagccacgaggatgtggttttgatccctggtctggctcagtgggttaaggattctgcactgctgcaagctgaagtgtaggtcacagacgcagctcagctcttgtgttgctgttgctgtggctgtggtgtaggccaacagctgtagctctgtctccacccctagcctgggaacttccatatgccacaggtgtagccctaaaaataaataaaaataaaatgaaataaaatcccaTTCTCACCATGTGGATCATAGCAGACAGGAGTGTGCTAAGCAGGGTGTGAGAGAGGAAGTGAACAGAAATATCTCAAAGACACTTGTTTTAAGGCAACAGCCAATGGAGGCACATATTCAGCCAGCCACCAAGGCTAGTCACTCTCTAGGAGTCAGGAAGGTGAGGAGGGGACACGGAGCTATGACTAAGGGAAGCGGGGTGCAGAAAAGAAGCAATGTTGTCTAGTAAGGAACTTGTCTGGCTCTTGTCCATGGCTCCTGGGAGGAAGCCTCAAAATCCTTGGCGTTTCCCAATGAGAGGAGTGTCCTTAATACTCCCAATGGGCCCTGATAGTTTTTGCTGACCCCAGTTGTTTCAGGGTGGAGGCTGTCCACATCAAAAGCCCAACCACACGATGAGAGGACTGGGGTTCTGAGATGGAAGGGGAACTGGAGTGACTTCGGTGACCAGGGGCTGTGATCTAATCTACCGTGCCTACCTGATGAAACCGCAGTAAACACCAGATGCAGAAGCTATGGGACGTTCCTGGTTAGCAATGCAGAGTTCCATGTGCTAGGACGGTGGTGGGTCTTGACTCCCCAGGGAGAGGACATGGTAGCTTCACGTTTGGGACACTCCCAGGTCTCTCCCCATAAGTTTCTTCTTTTGGCTGGTCTTGACTGACACCTCTTTAATACTGTAATAAAATAGTTATTAGAGCATTTTCCCAGGTTCTGAGGATCACTCTAGAAGACTATGGAGCCTGAAGGGGAAGTAGGAATCCCTGAATTCATAGCTATTTGGGGACAGGGTTCAGGACATGCCACCCTCAAATCTAGCaccttgaatattttaatttttgttgttgttgttgtctttttagggccacacccgtggcacatggaggttcccaggctaagggttgagacctgtggcatatggaggttcccaggctaagggtcgaatcagagctatagctgccggcctacaccacagccacagcaacgccagatctagccagcatctgcgacctacaccacagttcacggcaaagccagatcttcgacccactgagcaaagccagggattgaacgtgcatcctcatggatactagtcagatttatctACAAGAATATGACAAAGAGTGCTCCCACCttgaatattttaagtttaaGCAGTTTGAGAAAACAGCAGAAGCAGGGAACCCACTTTGACCTCCTCCCCCCTTGCCCTTCCTCCCTAAAACTGGTCATAAACCCTCACGTGAGAGATGCCTCTCCAACCCCTGCCAATACCTGGAGGAAAGGTGCATCCTTATCTCCAAAGACTAAAAGTCACCAAGAAGAAACCTAACAAACAGGCCTCGCTGTTTCCCCCAGTTTACTGCAATCACCTCCTAACCCTCAGCCTGTCCTACCCCCGCCATCCACCCCCCCCCTTGCCACGAAGGTCCACTTTTCATCAAACCTAGCATAAAATTGCAGGTCTGCTTCTTGCGGTCTTCATGTCCTTATAGAAACTCTTATATCACGTAAAACCTACATCAAATAAATGTGTCGGCTTTTCTCCTGTTACTCTGTCAGTTCAATCTTTAGACCCAGCCAGAGACCCTAAGCAGTGGTGGAAAGTTCATTCGGCCCCTTCATTGGTGAGTGGTGTGGGTGGCCTGGGCACCCGCGAGCTCCCGGCTGGTATCTGAAGAGGAGCCTTGTGCAGGACTGTGCCCTTAACTCGGGAAGTGTGGTCAGCCTAATTCCAGGTGGTCAGCATGGCAAGCACTTCCCATTGGGGCGGAGGCGTCTGCACCCACCGCATGCGCTCTGCCCGAGCACAGACAGAAGGCCGTGTCTATATACCCTGCCGGGCACTCTGGCTAAAAGTCGTCTAGAGAGCCAAAGGCAGCCGACGGAGAAAACACGAGGGAGTGTCCTGCAGTGTCTCTGTCGTGGTTATAACAGCCCGCTActgccctgggcccaggaaccTGGAGTCGTCTCCACACGCCCACGGGGTCTGGTTCTGGGGGAACTAGCAGGTTGCCTCTGACCCCCACTTCTAACCCGCCCTGCCCCTCCACCTTCCCACTCTAACTCACCACAGCTGAAGAGTGGGGAGGCTGAAGCTGGTGCCCAGAAAGAGGCAGTAGGACTAAAGAGCTAAGTGCATTTTCAGAGAAGGGCtttgagagggaaagaggggagacCAGGAGACTAACTGGATTTGGGGACAGGTGTAGAGGAGAGTTGAGAGGGACACCCAGGACAAGGGTGGCACCATTTAACTAAGGCAGGAACAGCAGATGAAGACCAGGTCTGGAGAGAAAACTGAGCAGTGTGGGCATGACAAGGGGCTGAGTGGGAATCCCAAAGGGCGATGTTTACAGGCATCAGCACACAGCAAAGAAGCGCGGTTTGTAAGAAAAGGAGCAGCAactctcatcgtggctcagcagaaatgaatctgactagcatccatgaggacgcaggttcaatccctgacctcgctcagtgggttagggatctggcgttgccacgagctgtagtgtaggtcacagacttggttcagatctggtgttgctgtggctgtggccagcagctgtagctccaatctgacccctagcctgggaatccacatgctgcaagtgtggcactaaaaagcaggaaaaaaaaaaaaaaggaaaaaagaaaaaaaaaagaaaaaagacaaagaagcagcCAACATGTTCAGGCCTTATGTATCACAGTTACCTCACCTGTGCTTCTAAAGTTAAACCCATCATGCACGTAACAGGTTTTGTGGACAGAGGGAAGGGGGTTAGGAAGTTGTGTTAACAATACAGAGAGCACAGAACAGCTGTCCTTGGGAATTCTCCCCAGCTGTGCTGTCACTCCGGCTTTTCTCACCTCAGACACATGAGGTGTGTCTGTTTGCAAGACTGTATGTACTGTCTCAAGAAACAAGATGGGAGCAAGCTGGACAACCAAGCAGAGCAGCCCAAGGGCTCAGCAGGGATCTTCCACCTGAGGCCCAAGAACAGGCTTGCTTCTGAAACAAAGGAGATTCAAAAAACAGCAGCACCCTCACAACCATGCATTTACAGACCAACCAAGGTCATCTCCTGGTCTAGAAAGGACAGAGGCTGCATGGAGCGAACCGCCAACCAATGACCCAGAACTTTTAAGATGGCACTTCTCTCCAAACTTCCACACAAGTTTTTAAACACCCATTTGCAAACAGGTAGCCTGCAGACCAAATCTAACCAGAAAATATGATTTGCTTTGGCTGCCCaagtgttgtgttttgttttgtttggccatgcccatggcatgcagaaactccccaagccagggatccaacccgtgccacagcagacccaagccacagcaatgacaatgctggatccttaaccccctgtgccataagagaactccaagtgttttttaaaaattttgatttagtTAGCAATACGATATAAGATTTCACATAAATATCTGGGTTTCCCAACCTctgaaaaaagttagaaaaatctGTTCCCACAAAGCAACACTCAGCTGGAGCTAAAAACTGTCCTCTCAACCTGGGGGCACTCCCCACCGCAGCCTTACACCTGCCTGCTGCACTTGCTACCTGCCAGCCATTTTCATCTGCTTTCCTTGCTCACCAAACAACCCTTCATGGACTTCACAATCACGAGCACAGAATGGCTCCCAGGCTGAGGCTGGAGAGAATGCTTGCAGTCTACCAAATCGGAGGCTAAACCAAGCAGAAAGCCTGTACCAACAGACCCCACAGCTCCCCGAGGACAGCAGCCAGCTGCTTCTGAACCTCTCTAGGAGCTAGATAACCACTAAGTTCTTTTCAACCCCAGGAACCTTGCCGAGAGACCAAGAGCTTTATTGTTGAATGAAAACAGTTCCTGATCAGAGATTCTGTGCTTCAGATCTCCTGGTCCTGGGTGCTCTTCCACTTTGAGGCAGGGAGACTGCCTGATGATTTTTCCGGAGTGTGGTCAAAGTGTTAGCAAACAGACGCTAGTCTCCAGTAAAAGCCCCGAAGCAGCTGTTTCTCTAACTCATCACACCCGGCTCTTCTGGAGTCTGTCCCACGTGAGAAGTTAGCAGAGTCAAACAAAGTGAAGAATTCAGGGCAGACTGCCTATCTTCACTGTGGTCCTGGGTGTGAGGCTTCCTCATCCCCATTTTGATCGTGACTCGGCATCTTTAAGCCCAGATGACGCAGGGAATGGACAAAGTATCGAGGAGGCTTGCAGACCAAGTTGAGTTCCTCCTTCCTGGACTGCAGGGCAGGCAGGATGAGCTGGCGGGCATGCAGGTGCAGGGGGATGTGGCGGGCCTTGGACTGTGGCAGCCCTAGCTTCTTCAGGACACCAACAGACAGCTTCTGCACAGGGGAAAGTGCTCGTGAGAGCAAGGCCAACAGCCCCTCCTTGACCGCAATGCAAGGGCAGAAAACCTACACTAACGGGCACCAGCAAACCCACTGGGAACACAGTGATGGACAGCCTGCTTCGAGGCCACTTCCAGGAAGGGTTCAGAACACATGTAAGAAAACACCCACCGCACCTGGAAGCTCTCCTTGGCCAGTTCTCTGGCCTTCCAAGAGAATGGGCTGTAACAGTGAAAAAATAGTTTCCACTGAGGCTCTTGAGCAGTAGTGTGAAAGTCTATTctgagccttcttttttttttttttgctttttttagggctgcacccgtggcatatggaaattcccaggctagagatcgaattggatctacagttgccagtctacaccatggccacaacaatgtgggatctgagccacatctgcaagctacaccatagctcatggcaatgctggaggtttaacccactgagcaaggtgagggaaggaacttgcatcctcatggatactagttggatttgtttccgatgcaccatgaATGGAACTCCTTGCTCTGAGCCTTTTCAAAGTCTTCGCCGccatcccccctgcccccagcctcctaACAAAATGTGAGGCTAAACAATGAAGTGGAGATATTTTGCCAGTAGATCCTgcagctccatgaggacagaggctAACTGCTTCTGAATTTCTCTATAAGCTAGATAACTAGCACAGTACCGTGTCTAAAACTATCGACACATCTTTGCTGTGCATGACTCACTTCAGGGTTTTAACAAGGAGAAAGAGTAAGTTCTCCCCTTTATTCTGCTGCACATTGGGTCAACCCAACATTACCTGGGGGGCCAGCCTGTTCCAGTCTGAGTACTTATGATCACCAAGGATTGGGCAATCCAATCCAAAAGACAGGTGAACTCGAAGCTGatgttttattccttaaaaaaagagagaggaaactcGTAAGTAGCTATAGAGACGATACCACTGGCAGCATCTGCTTCTAATGGTATTAAATCAAAGCACAATAAAACTGGCAAAGCCCCAACCATGGTAAAGTACAAAGAATAATATACCAAACTAGGAGCTATTAGGAAATAAACGCTGTGTAAATAGTTAAGCCTCTAAGTAGCCCTCCCCTTCGCAGTTCCCTCTTTCCACCACAGATAACCATTACTATCAACTTGGTGTCTATTATTGCCATGCTTTTACTATATAACACTAAAGAGTATTACTCTGCACACTTATTGTGgcaaaacatacataaaattgaccattttaaccCCCTTGTAAGTGTACATAGCTCAGTGGCATTGGGAACATTCACGTGTTGTGCCATCAACCGCTACATCTACAGAACTCCATcaccccaaactgaaactctgtacccagtaaacaataactccccattccctcctcctccagccccgaTAATCACTACTCCActctatgaatctgactattcatatacatggaattacacaatattttgccttttgtgttctgcttctttcatttagcactTCTTTAAGATGTATCCAGGTTGCAGTAtgggtcagaatttccttcctaaggctgaataatatttcattgcatgaaGCACTgcatttggtttatccattcatctgctgatggacatttgtattgttttcatcttttggctattgtgaatactgctgctatggACATTGGTGTACAGATACCTTTGTAAAtccattttcagttcttttgtatatatacagggagcagaactgctgggtcatgtggtaacttTATGCTTCATTTATCGAGGAACgaatttgcaattttttaaataaaggtaagCAAACTGTTTCTATCCTTCTGCTACCAATTGTTTCTAACAATCATCTCAGCCTCAGATCAGCATCAGAAACACACTCTCAAGCATCAGCTGCAACCCCAGGGCCCCAACAATCCCAGGTGGTGGAAGGAAGGGTAAAGCCCAGCACGAGGCCCTGGGTGAAGCTCAGCATCCTAGGGCTTTGTCACCCAGAGCAGCACGGTGGCAAACCTCACCAGTAACAGGCTGGAGCTCCAAGAGAGCAGAGGAGAGGTTACTGCTTAGCACCTGGTACTGAGTTACGGCCAGATGCGCGTTCCGGCTGGTCCGTACTCTCACCATCTTCCCGTTGTCCATGCGGTAGCTTGGGCATAGCGTCATCTGGAGCCAGAAAAATCAAGATGTGATTTCGAAGGCAGAGCAGGAAACCCATCCCTCCAAAGGCCGCTCACCCACCTTGTGGTGCTGCTGCTGGCCCTGCACCTCCTTCTCGATGATGGGGATGTCCACGACTCCTGCTGAGGGCACCGGGACGCGCACAGTAATAGCCCTGGAGGGACACACAGACCCTTGCTTTAGCCACAAAGGTGAGTGACATGTTCCTCTGAGTTGGCTACTTAGAGGTTTTAACACTGTACCCTCTGCACTACTTCGGTCATTTCTTAAGACTGGAGGACCCCAAATGATCTCCTGGTGTAGTGCCTAGCCTGAGAGCTTGACACTGTTCTTAGAAACCTATT
This region includes:
- the RPUSD4 gene encoding pseudouridylate synthase RPUSD4, mitochondrial; translated protein: MAVPSCCVPGFWVRSSGQCLGSLFTFVSKRLCSAAAASRPMDAQQLAERLRAQKEKQKAKGPVPTNPVQRRVRELVRFTEQLQRVHPNVLAKALSRGIVHQDKDLLVINKPYGLPVHGGPGVQLCISDVLPILAKILHGHKAEPLHLCHRLDKETTGIMVLAWEKEVAHQVQELFRTRQVAKKYWAITVRVPVPSAGVVDIPIIEKEVQGQQQHHKMTLCPSYRMDNGKMVRVRTSRNAHLAVTQYQVLSSNLSSALLELQPVTGIKHQLRVHLSFGLDCPILGDHKYSDWNRLAPQKLSVGVLKKLGLPQSKARHIPLHLHARQLILPALQSRKEELNLVCKPPRYFVHSLRHLGLKMPSHDQNGDEEASHPGPQ